From a single Lates calcarifer isolate ASB-BC8 linkage group LG12, TLL_Latcal_v3, whole genome shotgun sequence genomic region:
- the gcnt7 gene encoding beta-1,3-galactosyl-O-glycosyl-glycoprotein beta-1,6-N-acetylglucosaminyltransferase 7 isoform X1 — MRQLEGAKCSFLLCLGMSIIICSVMYLRAMTPTEPKPLEPPSCRPLSAECKALLPGTERGVEWYRRDCQVESYILNSHLQCSSLTKELHFITKPLSREEEEYPLAFIVTVHKELELFVRLLRAIYMPHNVYCIHVDAKAPWEYQEAVRKLVSCFKNTFLSSRSETVTYAGFSRLQADLNCMKDLAKSKIGWRKVVNLCGQDFPVKSNLELVQYMQSKEWRDRNMTPGVKQPPSMRDRTQLQHTEVMGSHVALKGLGLKKGPPPHNLQVYFGTAYYALTRAFVDFVLKSTIAHDLLEWSKDTFSPDEHYWVTLNHIKEAPGSHIDGGWAGDIRAIKWRDQEGRTHDGCKGHYVRDICIYGIEDLPWIINRNSMFANKFERNTFPEALDCLEQWHRNKVLSQATVPIDPSWLLATQSNSSSSSSSYFNSSAGA; from the exons ATGCGCCAGCTTGAAGGGGCGAAATGCAGCTTCTTGTTGTGCCTGGGGATGAGTATTATTATCTGTTCAGTCATGTACTTGAGGGCCATGACACCAACAGAGCCCAAGCCCCTAGAGCCACCGAGCTGCAGGCCCTTATCTGCTGAATGTAAAGCTCTTCTGCCTGGTACTGAGAGAGGAGTAGAGTGGTACCGCCGTGACTGCCAG GTGGAAAGCTATATTCTGAATAGTCATCTGCAGTGTTCCAGTTTGACCAAAGAGTTACACTTCATCACAAAACCTCTGAGTCGTGAGGAGGAAGAATACCCTTTAGCATTCATTGTGACTGTTCACAAAGAGCTGGAACTTTTTGTGCGCCTGCTGCGGGCCATTTACATGCCACACAATGTCTACTGTATTCATGTGGACGCTAAGGCTCCATGGGAGTACCAGGAAGCCGTACGGAAGCTAGtcagctgctttaaaaacaCCTTCCTCTCCAGCCGCAGCGAGACAGTGACCTATGCTGGATTTTCCCGCCTGCAAGCAGATCTGAACTGCATGAAGGATCTGGCAAAGTCCAAGATAGGCTGGAGGAAGGTGGTGAATCTGTGTGGACAGGATTTCCCTGTTAAGAGCAACCTGGAACTGGTGCAGTACATGCAGAGCAAAGAGTGGAGGGACAGAAACATGACGCCTGGCGTCAAACAGCCTCCCTCTATGAGGGACAGGACACAGCTCCAGCACACAGAGGTCATGGGGTCACATGTTGCTCTGAAAGGGTTAGGGCTGAAGAAAGGTCCTCCTCCCCACAATCTGCAGGTGTACTTTGGAACAGCCTACTATGCTCTCACAAGGGCCTTTGTAGACTTTGTTCTGAAAAGCACAATAGCCCACGACCTATTGGAGTGGTCTAAAGACACATTCAGCCCCGATGAGCACTACTGGGTGACGCTCAACCACATCAAAG AAGCTCCAGGCAGCCACATAGATGGAGGCTGGGCAGGAGACATACGAGCAATCAAGTGGAGGGATCAAGAGGGAAGGACGCACGATGGCTGCAAAG GGCATTATGTACGAGACATCTGTATTTATGGAATAGAAGACCTGCCTTGGATCATCAACAGGAACAGCATGTTTGCCAATAAGTTTGAGAGAAACACCTTTCCAGAGGCACTGGACTGTCTGGAGCAGTGGCACAGAAACAAGGTGCTGAGCCAGGCAACTGTTCCCATAGACCCGTCATGGCTGCTAGCTACACAGAGCAActcgagcagcagcagcagcagctacttCAACAGCAGTGCTGGagcatga
- the rtf2 gene encoding replication termination factor 2, translating to MGCDGGTIPKRHELVKGPKKVEKVDKNAELAAKWKYCALSQEKLRRPIVSCDLGRLYNKDAIIEYLLDKSADRPNAEAVTHIRGIKDIKELNLTDNPEWEGERRNAKGDRYEDIHCGMFICPVVGLEMNGKHRFCYLQTCGCVFSDRALKEVKTEICHKCGDPFKDEDIVVLNGTKEEVEKLREKMEERRAKAKTKKSKKNKAAETVSTPSESKGDTQSPPVDVTEGSSLHGGGESSQSDVAGPSGSSKGTKSSTASTTKRSIQDMEGRSEAFKSLFTTHSSAKRTKEQTSNWVTHTPYHF from the exons ATGGGATGTGATGGTGGTACAATTCCTAAAAGACACGAGCTGGTGAAAGGCCCTAAAAAAGTCGAGAAG GTCGATAAAAATGCAGAACTGGCCGCTAAGTGGAAGTACTGTGCCCTGAGCCAGGAAAAGCTCAGACGCCCCATCGTTTCCTGTGACCTTGGAAG GCTCTACAACAAAGATGCCATCATTGAATATCTTCTGGATAAATCTGCTGACAGACCCAATGCTGAGGCTGTTACACACATCAGAGGGATAAAG GATATAAAGGAGCTGAACTTGACTGATAATCCTGAgtgggagggagaaagaagaaatgcCAAGGGAGACCGTTACGAGGACATCCACTGTGGCATGTTCATTTGTCCTGTTGTTGGGTTGGAGATGAATGGCAAGCACAG gttttgttaTCTGCAGACCTGTGGCTGTGTCTTCTCTGACCGGGCCCTGAAAGAAGTCAAGACAGAAATCTGCCACAAG TGTGGGGACCCGTTTAAAGATGAGGATATTGTTGTGCTCAATGGCACCAAGGAAGAGGTGGAGAAGCTgagggagaagatggaggagaggcgGGCCAAAGCCAAAACCAAG AAATCAAAGAAGAACAAAGCAGCTGAAACTGTGTCCACACCATCTGAATCAAAAG GTGACACACAGTCTCCACCAGTGGATGTAACAGAGGGGAGCTCACTACATGGTGGTGGTGAGAGCAGCCAGTCAG ACGTGGCTGGACCCTCCGGATCCTCCAAAGGCACAAAGTCTTCGACGGCGTCCACCACCAAGAGGTCCATCCAGGACATGGAGGGGAGGTCAGAGGCCTTCAAATCCCTGTTCACCACCCACAGCTCCGCCAAGCGCACTAAAGAGCAGACATCCAACTGGGTTACCCACACCCCATATCACTTCTAG
- the tfap2c gene encoding transcription factor AP-2 gamma isoform X4, whose amino-acid sequence MSVLERIDWRERHDGNSNGNPRLPHLPAVSQHLYSPSPALSHSASSDFQPPYFPPPYQPISYPQSSDPYSHLGDPFNINSIHQSPSSNQQQPWPGRQSQEGLGAHARSGLASQILGLEGGSSGVRREAFRRPELLPPHGHSLESSVIGDNMGMHDMGHGLEDVQHVDDHSIIMADQTVIKKGPVTLPKGNALGLPFQKESLLGMVSNPTEVFCSVPGRLSLLSSTSKYKVTVAEVQRRLSPPECLNASLLGGVLRRAKSKNGGRSLREKLDKIGLNLPAGRRKAANVTLLTSLVEGEAVHLARDFGYVCETEFPAKAIAEYLGRPHVERNEVNSRKNMLLAAKQICKEFTDLLTQDRSPLGNSRPAPILEPGIQGCLTHFSLITHGFGSPAICAAMTSLQNYLNEALKQVDKMYLSSGSDTQGSSDSGSKSSDKMDKHRK is encoded by the exons ATGTCTGTACTGGAGAGGATAGACTGGAGG GAAAGGCACGACGGTAACAGCAATGGGAACCCCCGGCTGCCTCACCTGCCAGCGGTCAGCCAGCACCTTTACAGCCCGTCTCCCGCCCTCTCACACTCGGCCAGTTCGGACTTCCAGCCGCCGTACTTCCCGCCTCCCTACCAGCCCATCTCCTACCCTCAGTCCAGCGACCCGTACTCCCACCTGGGCGACCCCTTCAACATCAACTCCATACACCAGTCGCCGTCGTCGAACCAGCAGCAGCCGTGGCCCGGGCGGCAGAGTCAGGAGGGGCTCGGCGCCCACGCGAGGAGCGGCCTAGCGAGTCAGATCCTGGGCCTGGAGGGAGGCTCGTCCGGGGTGAGGAGGGAAGCGTTCCGCCGGCCGGAACTGCTGCCGCCACACGGCCACAGCCTGGAGTCGTCAGTTATCGGAGACAACATGGGGATGCACGACATGGGCCACGGACTGGAGGACGTTCAG caCGTAGATGACCACAGTATTATAATGGCAGATCAGACAGTCATCAAAAAAG GTCCTGTCACTCTGCCCAAAGGCAACGCTCTGGGTCTTCCCTTCCAGAAAGAGTCCCTGCTCGGCATGGTATCAAACCCCACAGAGGTGTTCTGCTCCGTGCCGGGCCGCCTCTCCTTGCTGAGCTCCACTTCCAAGTACAAGGTTACCGTGGCCGAGGTCCAGAGACGCCTGTCACCTCCAGAGTGCCTCAACGCGTCGCTCCTGGGAGGAGTTTTACGCAG agcCAAGTCAAAAAATGGAGGTCGTTCTCTGAGAGAAAAGCTGGATAAAATTGGACTGAACCTGCCTGCAGGAAGGAGGAAGGCAGCCAACGTCACTCTACTTACCTCACTAGTAGAAG GTGAAGCTGTTCATTTAGCAAGAGACTTTGGTTACGTGTGTGAGACGGAGTTTCCTGCAAAGGCAATTGCTGAATACCTCGGCAGGCCGCATGTGGAACGCAACGAGGTTAACTCTCGCAAGAACATGCTCCTCGCTGCCAA gCAAATCTGCAAGGAGTTTACTGATCTGCTCACTCAGGATCGTTCACCTCTGGGAAACTCGCGGCCGGCGCCCATCCTGGAGCCTGGAATCCAAGGCTGCCTGACCCACTTCAGCCTCATCACTCATGGCTTCGGCTCTCCGGCCATCTGCGCTGCCATGACCTCACTTCAGAACTACCTGAATGAGGCGCTCAAACAAGTGGACAAGATGTACCTGAGCTCTGGTAGCGACACCCAGGGATCCTCAGACAGTGGGAGCAAATCTTCCGACAAAATGGACAAGCACAGGAAATGA
- the gcnt7 gene encoding beta-1,3-galactosyl-O-glycosyl-glycoprotein beta-1,6-N-acetylglucosaminyltransferase 7 isoform X2, protein MRQLEGAKCSFLLCLGMSIIICSVMYLRAMTPTEPKPLEPPSCRPLSAECKALLPGTERGVEWYRRDCQVESYILNSHLQCSSLTKELHFITKPLSREEEEYPLAFIVTVHKELELFVRLLRAIYMPHNVYCIHVDAKAPWEYQEAVRKLVSCFKNTFLSSRSETVTYAGFSRLQADLNCMKDLAKSKIGWRKVVNLCGQDFPVKSNLELVQYMQSKEWRDRNMTPGVKQPPSMRDRTQLQHTEVMGSHVALKGLGLKKGPPPHNLQVYFGTAYYALTRAFVDFVLKSTIAHDLLEWSKDTFSPDEHYWVTLNHIKEAPGSHIDGGWAGDIRAIKWRDQEGRTHDGCKGTDPVPGRANSRFTQQKK, encoded by the exons ATGCGCCAGCTTGAAGGGGCGAAATGCAGCTTCTTGTTGTGCCTGGGGATGAGTATTATTATCTGTTCAGTCATGTACTTGAGGGCCATGACACCAACAGAGCCCAAGCCCCTAGAGCCACCGAGCTGCAGGCCCTTATCTGCTGAATGTAAAGCTCTTCTGCCTGGTACTGAGAGAGGAGTAGAGTGGTACCGCCGTGACTGCCAG GTGGAAAGCTATATTCTGAATAGTCATCTGCAGTGTTCCAGTTTGACCAAAGAGTTACACTTCATCACAAAACCTCTGAGTCGTGAGGAGGAAGAATACCCTTTAGCATTCATTGTGACTGTTCACAAAGAGCTGGAACTTTTTGTGCGCCTGCTGCGGGCCATTTACATGCCACACAATGTCTACTGTATTCATGTGGACGCTAAGGCTCCATGGGAGTACCAGGAAGCCGTACGGAAGCTAGtcagctgctttaaaaacaCCTTCCTCTCCAGCCGCAGCGAGACAGTGACCTATGCTGGATTTTCCCGCCTGCAAGCAGATCTGAACTGCATGAAGGATCTGGCAAAGTCCAAGATAGGCTGGAGGAAGGTGGTGAATCTGTGTGGACAGGATTTCCCTGTTAAGAGCAACCTGGAACTGGTGCAGTACATGCAGAGCAAAGAGTGGAGGGACAGAAACATGACGCCTGGCGTCAAACAGCCTCCCTCTATGAGGGACAGGACACAGCTCCAGCACACAGAGGTCATGGGGTCACATGTTGCTCTGAAAGGGTTAGGGCTGAAGAAAGGTCCTCCTCCCCACAATCTGCAGGTGTACTTTGGAACAGCCTACTATGCTCTCACAAGGGCCTTTGTAGACTTTGTTCTGAAAAGCACAATAGCCCACGACCTATTGGAGTGGTCTAAAGACACATTCAGCCCCGATGAGCACTACTGGGTGACGCTCAACCACATCAAAG AAGCTCCAGGCAGCCACATAGATGGAGGCTGGGCAGGAGACATACGAGCAATCAAGTGGAGGGATCAAGAGGGAAGGACGCACGATGGCTGCAAAGGTACAGACCCAGTTCCTGGCAGAGCCAACTCAAGATTTACACAACAAAAGAAGTGA
- the tfap2c gene encoding transcription factor AP-2 gamma isoform X3, which translates to MLWKLADNVKYEDDCEERHDGNSNGNPRLPHLPAVSQHLYSPSPALSHSASSDFQPPYFPPPYQPISYPQSSDPYSHLGDPFNINSIHQSPSSNQQQPWPGRQSQEGLGAHARSGLASQILGLEGGSSGVRREAFRRPELLPPHGHSLESSVIGDNMGMHDMGHGLEDVQHVDDHSIIMADQTVIKKGPVTLPKGNALGLPFQKESLLGMVSNPTEVFCSVPGRLSLLSSTSKYKVTVAEVQRRLSPPECLNASLLGGVLRRAKSKNGGRSLREKLDKIGLNLPAGRRKAANVTLLTSLVEGEAVHLARDFGYVCETEFPAKAIAEYLGRPHVERNEVNSRKNMLLAAKQICKEFTDLLTQDRSPLGNSRPAPILEPGIQGCLTHFSLITHGFGSPAICAAMTSLQNYLNEALKQVDKMYLSSGSDTQGSSDSGSKSSDKMDKHRK; encoded by the exons ATGTTGTGGAAATTAGCCGACAACGTTAAATATGAGGATGACTGTGAG GAAAGGCACGACGGTAACAGCAATGGGAACCCCCGGCTGCCTCACCTGCCAGCGGTCAGCCAGCACCTTTACAGCCCGTCTCCCGCCCTCTCACACTCGGCCAGTTCGGACTTCCAGCCGCCGTACTTCCCGCCTCCCTACCAGCCCATCTCCTACCCTCAGTCCAGCGACCCGTACTCCCACCTGGGCGACCCCTTCAACATCAACTCCATACACCAGTCGCCGTCGTCGAACCAGCAGCAGCCGTGGCCCGGGCGGCAGAGTCAGGAGGGGCTCGGCGCCCACGCGAGGAGCGGCCTAGCGAGTCAGATCCTGGGCCTGGAGGGAGGCTCGTCCGGGGTGAGGAGGGAAGCGTTCCGCCGGCCGGAACTGCTGCCGCCACACGGCCACAGCCTGGAGTCGTCAGTTATCGGAGACAACATGGGGATGCACGACATGGGCCACGGACTGGAGGACGTTCAG caCGTAGATGACCACAGTATTATAATGGCAGATCAGACAGTCATCAAAAAAG GTCCTGTCACTCTGCCCAAAGGCAACGCTCTGGGTCTTCCCTTCCAGAAAGAGTCCCTGCTCGGCATGGTATCAAACCCCACAGAGGTGTTCTGCTCCGTGCCGGGCCGCCTCTCCTTGCTGAGCTCCACTTCCAAGTACAAGGTTACCGTGGCCGAGGTCCAGAGACGCCTGTCACCTCCAGAGTGCCTCAACGCGTCGCTCCTGGGAGGAGTTTTACGCAG agcCAAGTCAAAAAATGGAGGTCGTTCTCTGAGAGAAAAGCTGGATAAAATTGGACTGAACCTGCCTGCAGGAAGGAGGAAGGCAGCCAACGTCACTCTACTTACCTCACTAGTAGAAG GTGAAGCTGTTCATTTAGCAAGAGACTTTGGTTACGTGTGTGAGACGGAGTTTCCTGCAAAGGCAATTGCTGAATACCTCGGCAGGCCGCATGTGGAACGCAACGAGGTTAACTCTCGCAAGAACATGCTCCTCGCTGCCAA gCAAATCTGCAAGGAGTTTACTGATCTGCTCACTCAGGATCGTTCACCTCTGGGAAACTCGCGGCCGGCGCCCATCCTGGAGCCTGGAATCCAAGGCTGCCTGACCCACTTCAGCCTCATCACTCATGGCTTCGGCTCTCCGGCCATCTGCGCTGCCATGACCTCACTTCAGAACTACCTGAATGAGGCGCTCAAACAAGTGGACAAGATGTACCTGAGCTCTGGTAGCGACACCCAGGGATCCTCAGACAGTGGGAGCAAATCTTCCGACAAAATGGACAAGCACAGGAAATGA
- the tfap2c gene encoding transcription factor AP-2 gamma isoform X2 — protein sequence MSVLERIDWRERHDGNSNGNPRLPHLPAVSQHLYSPSPALSHSASSDFQPPYFPPPYQPISYPQSSDPYSHLGDPFNINSIHQSPSSNQQQPWPGRQSQEGLGAHARSGLASQILGLEGGSSGVRREAFRRPELLPPHGHSLESSVIGDNMGMHDMGHGLEDVQHVDDHSIIMADQTVIKKVLGLRGGRNLDRLQRTYYQGGILAGPVTLPKGNALGLPFQKESLLGMVSNPTEVFCSVPGRLSLLSSTSKYKVTVAEVQRRLSPPECLNASLLGGVLRRAKSKNGGRSLREKLDKIGLNLPAGRRKAANVTLLTSLVEGEAVHLARDFGYVCETEFPAKAIAEYLGRPHVERNEVNSRKNMLLAAKQICKEFTDLLTQDRSPLGNSRPAPILEPGIQGCLTHFSLITHGFGSPAICAAMTSLQNYLNEALKQVDKMYLSSGSDTQGSSDSGSKSSDKMDKHRK from the exons ATGTCTGTACTGGAGAGGATAGACTGGAGG GAAAGGCACGACGGTAACAGCAATGGGAACCCCCGGCTGCCTCACCTGCCAGCGGTCAGCCAGCACCTTTACAGCCCGTCTCCCGCCCTCTCACACTCGGCCAGTTCGGACTTCCAGCCGCCGTACTTCCCGCCTCCCTACCAGCCCATCTCCTACCCTCAGTCCAGCGACCCGTACTCCCACCTGGGCGACCCCTTCAACATCAACTCCATACACCAGTCGCCGTCGTCGAACCAGCAGCAGCCGTGGCCCGGGCGGCAGAGTCAGGAGGGGCTCGGCGCCCACGCGAGGAGCGGCCTAGCGAGTCAGATCCTGGGCCTGGAGGGAGGCTCGTCCGGGGTGAGGAGGGAAGCGTTCCGCCGGCCGGAACTGCTGCCGCCACACGGCCACAGCCTGGAGTCGTCAGTTATCGGAGACAACATGGGGATGCACGACATGGGCCACGGACTGGAGGACGTTCAG caCGTAGATGACCACAGTATTATAATGGCAGATCAGACAGTCATCAAAAAAG TATTAGGACTACGAGGTGGCAGGAACCTTGATCGCTTACAGAGGACTTATTATCAGGGGGGCATTCTTGCGG GTCCTGTCACTCTGCCCAAAGGCAACGCTCTGGGTCTTCCCTTCCAGAAAGAGTCCCTGCTCGGCATGGTATCAAACCCCACAGAGGTGTTCTGCTCCGTGCCGGGCCGCCTCTCCTTGCTGAGCTCCACTTCCAAGTACAAGGTTACCGTGGCCGAGGTCCAGAGACGCCTGTCACCTCCAGAGTGCCTCAACGCGTCGCTCCTGGGAGGAGTTTTACGCAG agcCAAGTCAAAAAATGGAGGTCGTTCTCTGAGAGAAAAGCTGGATAAAATTGGACTGAACCTGCCTGCAGGAAGGAGGAAGGCAGCCAACGTCACTCTACTTACCTCACTAGTAGAAG GTGAAGCTGTTCATTTAGCAAGAGACTTTGGTTACGTGTGTGAGACGGAGTTTCCTGCAAAGGCAATTGCTGAATACCTCGGCAGGCCGCATGTGGAACGCAACGAGGTTAACTCTCGCAAGAACATGCTCCTCGCTGCCAA gCAAATCTGCAAGGAGTTTACTGATCTGCTCACTCAGGATCGTTCACCTCTGGGAAACTCGCGGCCGGCGCCCATCCTGGAGCCTGGAATCCAAGGCTGCCTGACCCACTTCAGCCTCATCACTCATGGCTTCGGCTCTCCGGCCATCTGCGCTGCCATGACCTCACTTCAGAACTACCTGAATGAGGCGCTCAAACAAGTGGACAAGATGTACCTGAGCTCTGGTAGCGACACCCAGGGATCCTCAGACAGTGGGAGCAAATCTTCCGACAAAATGGACAAGCACAGGAAATGA
- the tfap2c gene encoding transcription factor AP-2 gamma isoform X1, producing the protein MLWKLADNVKYEDDCEERHDGNSNGNPRLPHLPAVSQHLYSPSPALSHSASSDFQPPYFPPPYQPISYPQSSDPYSHLGDPFNINSIHQSPSSNQQQPWPGRQSQEGLGAHARSGLASQILGLEGGSSGVRREAFRRPELLPPHGHSLESSVIGDNMGMHDMGHGLEDVQHVDDHSIIMADQTVIKKVLGLRGGRNLDRLQRTYYQGGILAGPVTLPKGNALGLPFQKESLLGMVSNPTEVFCSVPGRLSLLSSTSKYKVTVAEVQRRLSPPECLNASLLGGVLRRAKSKNGGRSLREKLDKIGLNLPAGRRKAANVTLLTSLVEGEAVHLARDFGYVCETEFPAKAIAEYLGRPHVERNEVNSRKNMLLAAKQICKEFTDLLTQDRSPLGNSRPAPILEPGIQGCLTHFSLITHGFGSPAICAAMTSLQNYLNEALKQVDKMYLSSGSDTQGSSDSGSKSSDKMDKHRK; encoded by the exons ATGTTGTGGAAATTAGCCGACAACGTTAAATATGAGGATGACTGTGAG GAAAGGCACGACGGTAACAGCAATGGGAACCCCCGGCTGCCTCACCTGCCAGCGGTCAGCCAGCACCTTTACAGCCCGTCTCCCGCCCTCTCACACTCGGCCAGTTCGGACTTCCAGCCGCCGTACTTCCCGCCTCCCTACCAGCCCATCTCCTACCCTCAGTCCAGCGACCCGTACTCCCACCTGGGCGACCCCTTCAACATCAACTCCATACACCAGTCGCCGTCGTCGAACCAGCAGCAGCCGTGGCCCGGGCGGCAGAGTCAGGAGGGGCTCGGCGCCCACGCGAGGAGCGGCCTAGCGAGTCAGATCCTGGGCCTGGAGGGAGGCTCGTCCGGGGTGAGGAGGGAAGCGTTCCGCCGGCCGGAACTGCTGCCGCCACACGGCCACAGCCTGGAGTCGTCAGTTATCGGAGACAACATGGGGATGCACGACATGGGCCACGGACTGGAGGACGTTCAG caCGTAGATGACCACAGTATTATAATGGCAGATCAGACAGTCATCAAAAAAG TATTAGGACTACGAGGTGGCAGGAACCTTGATCGCTTACAGAGGACTTATTATCAGGGGGGCATTCTTGCGG GTCCTGTCACTCTGCCCAAAGGCAACGCTCTGGGTCTTCCCTTCCAGAAAGAGTCCCTGCTCGGCATGGTATCAAACCCCACAGAGGTGTTCTGCTCCGTGCCGGGCCGCCTCTCCTTGCTGAGCTCCACTTCCAAGTACAAGGTTACCGTGGCCGAGGTCCAGAGACGCCTGTCACCTCCAGAGTGCCTCAACGCGTCGCTCCTGGGAGGAGTTTTACGCAG agcCAAGTCAAAAAATGGAGGTCGTTCTCTGAGAGAAAAGCTGGATAAAATTGGACTGAACCTGCCTGCAGGAAGGAGGAAGGCAGCCAACGTCACTCTACTTACCTCACTAGTAGAAG GTGAAGCTGTTCATTTAGCAAGAGACTTTGGTTACGTGTGTGAGACGGAGTTTCCTGCAAAGGCAATTGCTGAATACCTCGGCAGGCCGCATGTGGAACGCAACGAGGTTAACTCTCGCAAGAACATGCTCCTCGCTGCCAA gCAAATCTGCAAGGAGTTTACTGATCTGCTCACTCAGGATCGTTCACCTCTGGGAAACTCGCGGCCGGCGCCCATCCTGGAGCCTGGAATCCAAGGCTGCCTGACCCACTTCAGCCTCATCACTCATGGCTTCGGCTCTCCGGCCATCTGCGCTGCCATGACCTCACTTCAGAACTACCTGAATGAGGCGCTCAAACAAGTGGACAAGATGTACCTGAGCTCTGGTAGCGACACCCAGGGATCCTCAGACAGTGGGAGCAAATCTTCCGACAAAATGGACAAGCACAGGAAATGA